Proteins encoded within one genomic window of Lynx canadensis isolate LIC74 chromosome B4, mLynCan4.pri.v2, whole genome shotgun sequence:
- the LOC115518442 gene encoding olfactory receptor 6C4-like, whose translation MKNRTFTEFILLGFTNQPEVQVVIFIFLLLTYVISVLGNLTIIILTRVHPHLQTPMYFFLRNFSFLEISFTSIFIPRFLTSVTTGNKVISFAGCFIQYFFAIFLGATEFYLLASMSYDRYVAICKPLHYLTIMSNRVCIQLVFCSWLGGLLAILPPITLMSQVDFCASNVLNHYYCDYGPLLELACSDTSLLEQMVIFVAVVTLVVTLVLVTFSYTYIIKTILRIPSAQQRTKAFSTCSSHMIVISLSYGSCMFMYINPSAKEEGAFNKGIAVLITSITPLLNPFIYTLRNQQVKQAFKDTIKKIMKL comes from the coding sequence ATGAAAAATAGGACGTTTACTGAGTTCATCCTGTTGGGCTTCACAAATCAACCTGAGGTCCAAGTTGTGATATTCATCTTTCTGCTCCTCACTTATGTGATAAGTGTCCTAGGAAATCTGACCATCATCATTCTCACTCGGGTACACCCTCACCTCCAGAcccccatgtatttcttcctccGGAATTTCTCCTTCTTAGAAATTTCCTTCACATCCATTTTTATTCCCAGATTTCTGACCAGCGTGACAACAGGAAATAAAGTCATCAGTTTTGCTGGATGcttcattcaatatttttttgcTATATTCCTTGGGGCAACAGAGTTTTACCTCTTGGCTTCTATGTCCTATGACCGCTATGTTGCCATCTGCAAACCCCTGCATTACCTGACCATCATGAGCAACAGAGTCTGCATACAACTCGTGTTCTGCTCCTGGCTGGGGGGATTGCTAGCTATCTTACCCCCAATCACCTTGATGAGCCAGGTGGATTTCTGTGCCTCCAATGTTCTGAATCACTATTACTGTGACTATGGGCCCCTTCTGGAGCTTGCCTGCTCAGACACAAGCCTCCTAGAACAGATGGTCATCTTTGTGGCGGTTGTGACTCTGGTGGTTACCCTGGTGCTGGTGACATTTTCTTATACATACATTATCAAGACCATTTTGAGGATcccttctgcccagcaaaggacaAAGGCTTTTTCCACTTGTTCTTCCCACATGATTGTCATCTCCCTCTCTTATGGCAGCTGCATGTTTATGTACATCAATCCATCAGCAAAAGAAGAAGGCGCTTTCAACAAAGGAATAGCTGTGCTCATTACCTCAATTACTCCCTTATTAAACCCCTTCATTTACACTCTAAGAAATCAGCAAGTGAAGCA